The segment TCCGAGCCGGCCGTCGCCGAGTCCAACGCGGGCACCCTGGCATCCGACGAGGCCCTCGCAGCTCTGCGCGAGAAGCTGACCGGCAACTAATTGCCCCTGGCCCGGATTTCCGGGCCGGGATAAAAGCGGCTCCTGCGATTCATTCACGAATCGCAGGAGCCGCTTTGTTTAACCCTGTTTCGCTGCTGCCTGGGCTCCTCCTGGCCGGGTCTCCACGGGACATGCCCCTCCTTGGCAGCAAGGACTGGACATATACCTACTATGTCCAGTGGTGGTGATCAGGGGAGAGCATGTCCCTTCCCAATTGGCCCGGGTCTCCACGGGACAAGCCCCTCCTTTGCAGCAAGGACTGGACATATACCCACTATGTCCAGCGGTGGCGATCAGGGGAGGGCATGTCCCTAGCGCGGAAGCTCAGCCAGGTTCCTAATTGATAACGATCTATCATATATTTCCCACACAATAATGGGCATGTGGTTGACTCTTTGGACGGATTAGTCTCATGCGGATCGGTGTGATCAGACTCATGAACCCTTGGTTCCTACTTTTTCTGAGGGAGTACTTTCTATTGCTCCGCTGGCTTTCCTCTTGCTGGCAGCTCTGGCCATCATCACTTTCTATGCAGTCAAGTTGTTCCGAAAGGCAAGATCCAGGGCGCTCCCGCATGGCTCGCACGGGAAGACTGCATCGCAGGATGACCACAATCTGAAGTAGACCGTTTGCTTGTTCAAGAACTCAATGCTGCATGGATCCCGCCCTGCATGGTGCGGTCCAAGTGTCACCCACGGGACATGCCCCTCCTTGGCAGCAAGGACTGGACATATACCTACTATGTCCAGTGGTGGTGATCAGGGGAGAGCATGTCCCTTCCCCATTGGCCCGGGTCTCCACGGGACATGCCCCTCCTTGGCAGCAAGGACTGGACATATGCCCACTATGTCCAGCGGTGGTGATCAGGGGAGGGCATGTCCCTTCACCGTTGGCCCGGCCCCACGGGACATGCCCCGCGTTGGCAGCAAGGACTGGACATATGCCTACTATGTCCAGTGGTGGTGATCAGGGGAGGGCATGTCCCTGCGGGTGCGGAAGCTCAGGCCTGGACGTCGACCCATTCCGTCCCCCGCAATTGGAGTCCCGAGGCGCCCCCGGTCATCGACGCCAGCCGCTCACCGGCGTCTGCGATTGAGCTTGGGTTATCAGGCAGGGCTACGCGCAGGATCGTCTCCGAGGGCTCGTAGCTTGTTTCGGCCATGACGTAGCCCGCGGAGCGAAGATCGTTTTCAAGCCTTCCGGCCGCCTGGTGGGGCACGGGGATGTCGCAAATCCGCAGGCGGCGTCGCTGGACCAGGGGAGCGGAATCCAGTGCGGCCGAGATCGACTCGGAGTAGGCACGGACCAGTCCGCCGGCGCCGAGGAGGATTCCGCCGAAATAGCGCACGACGACGGCACTTACGTCGCTGAGGTCAGTCACCCCCGGCAGTGTCTCGCGTTTGATGAGCGCCTCAAGCATGGGGATGCCGGCGGTTCCGGAGGGCTCGCCGTCGTCGTTGGAACGCTGGATGGCGCGATCCGGACCGAGGACGAATGCCGAGCAGTGGTGCCGGGCGTCGTGGAACTCCTTGCGCAGTTCCGCCACCAGGGCGCGCGCGGCGTCTTCGTCGGAGGCGCGGCGCAGCACGGTGATGAAGCGCGAACGCCTGATTTCGAGTTCGTGGCGGAAATCGTCTCCGAGTGCCAACGTTGTGTACGCGGTCGCCCGGCTTTCGTCCTGTTGTGCCACCGACCCAGTCTAGTGTGGAGGGGTGCTGAAGATTGGACTTACCGGCGGGATCGCCTCCGGCAAATCGCTCGTGTCCGCCCGGCTGAGGGAGCTGGGTGCTGTCTTGATCGACGCCGATGCGCTGGCCCGCGAGGTCGTGGAGCCGGGCACGCCGGGCTTGGCGGGCGTCGTGGCCGAGTTCGGTGAAGACATCGTCGACGCCGAAGGGCGCCTTGACCGGGCACGCCTCGGCGCGATTGTGTTCGCTGCGCCGGATCGCCGGGAAGCGCTCAACGCGATCATCCATCCGCGCGTCAGGGAGAAGGCCGCCGCGATGCTCGCGACCGCCAAACCGGGAGACATCGTCGTCCAGGATATTCCGCTGCTGGTCGAAACCGGGCAGGGCAGCAGCTTCCACTTGGTGCTGGTGGTCGATGCGCCGGACGAAGAACGGATCCGGCGCATGACGGAGATCCGCGGCATGACGGTCGAGGACGCGGTGTCCCGCATGGCCGCGCAAGCCGGCAGGCACAAACGGTTGGCCGCGGCCGACATCGTGTTGGACAACTCCGGAAGCGTTGAGGACGTTACGGAGCTCGTGGAAACACTATGGGAAGAACGATTGGTGCCGTTTGCCCGTAATCTTGCAGCCAGCCACCCGGCACCAAGAGCCGGCGGACCCGTCTTGTCACCGCCAAACCCTGACTGGCCGGTCCAGGCCGAACGGCTGCTTGCGAGGATCCGGCGGGCGTCTCCGGAGGTCTTGGGCGCAGACCATATCGGTTCGACGTCGGTACCCCGCCTTCCTGCCAAAGACGTCATCGACCTGCAAGTAAATGTGTCCTCGCTGGAAGCCGCGGACCGGATAGCCCGGGCCTTGGGCGAGGCCGGTTTCCCGTTGCAGGAGGCTTCAGCCCGTGACACACCCAAGCCGCCGGACCTGGATCCGTCGGCATGGCAGAAACGCTTCCATTGCAACGCGGACCCTGGACGGGCCGCCAATGTCCATGTCCGGGTCCTTGGAAGTCCAGGCTGGCGTTATGCGTTGTTGTTCCGGGATTGGCTCCGCGCCAACCCCGATGCAGTGCGCATGTATGCGGACATGAAACAGGAGCTTGCCGCGCTCCACGCCGGCGACCACCGGACCTTGGCGTATTCGGAAGCCAAGGAACCCTGGTTCACCGAGGTCGCCTGGCCGCTCATGGATGCCTGGGCTAGGAGTAGCGGGTGGCAACCGCCGTCGTACTCCATGGCGCAAGGCTAGAAAACGCGGACAGTAGCTGTCCGCGGCCGGGGGTACATTGGATTCATGAGTCTTGCCCAGGAGATCAACCGTGTCGTCGCGCCCTTTGAGGTCATTAGCGAATTCAAGCCGGCAGGCGACCAGCCGGCCGCTATCGCGGAGCTGACCGAACGGATCAACAACGGCGAAAAAGACGTCGTGCTGCTCGGTGCCACCGGTACGGGCAAGAGTGCCACCACCGCCTGGTTGATCGAACAGGTCCAGAGGCCCACCTTGGTGATGGTTCAGAACAAAACCCTGGCCGCGCAGCTCGCCAACGAGTTCCGGGAACTGCTGCCCAACAACGCGGTCGAGTACTTCGTGTCGTACTACGACTACTACCAGCCCGAAGCGTACGTTCCCCAGACGGATACCTTCATCGAGAAGGACTCGTCGGTGAATGAGGAAGTCGAGCGGTTGCGGCACTCGGCCACCAACGCGCTGCTGACCCGCCGGGATGTCATCGTGGTGGCTACGGTGTCCTGCATTTACGGCCTCGGCACCCCGGAGGAATACATCGCCGGAATGGTCACGCTCACCAAGGGCGCCGAAATGAACCGGGACGATCTCCTGCGCAAGTTTGTCGGCATGCAGTACACCCGCAACGACATGGACTTCCACCGCGGCACCTTCCGCGTCCGCGGAGACACCGTGGAAATCATCCCCATGTACGAAGAGCTGGCTCTGCGCATCGAGTTCTTCGGCGACGAGATCGAGAACATCTACACGCTGCATCCGGTCACGGGCGACGTCATCCGTGAGGAAACCGAGATGTACATCTTCCCGGCATCGCACTATGTCGCCGGTCCGGAACGCATGTCGCGCGCCATTACCGCCATCGAGGAAGAGCTCGCGGAGCGGCTCAAGGTCCTCGAAGGCCAGAACAAGCTCGTGGAGGCCCAGAGGCTGCGCATGCGCACCACCTACGACCTTGAGATGATGCAGCAAATGGGTTTCTGCAACGGCATCGAGAACTACTCACGCCACATCGATGGCCGCGGCTCCGGCACGGCACCGCACTGCCTCATCGACTACTTCCCGGACGACTTCCTGCTGGTCATCGACGAATCCCACGTTACGGTTCCACAGATCGGCGCGATGTACGAGGGCGATATGTCGCGCAAGCGCACCCTCGTGGACCACGGCTTCCGGCTTCCTTCGGCCATGGACAACAGGCCGCTCAAATGGGATGAATTCCTGGAACGGGTGGGCCAGACCGTCTATCTTTCCGCGACCCCCGGCAAGTACGAGCTGGGCAAGGCCGACGGGTCCGTCCAGCAGATCATCCGCCCCACCGGACTGATCGATCCTGAAGTCATCGTGAAGCCGACCAAGGGCCAGATCGACGACCTCCTTGGCGAAATCCGGACGCGCGTGGAGCGCGACGAACGCGTGCTGGTCACCACCTTGACCAAGCGCATGGCCGAGGATCTGACCGACTACTTGCTGGGCCACGGGGTCAAGGTCCAATACCTGCACTCCGACGTCGACACTCTCCGGCGCGTGGAACTGCTCCGCGAACTCCGCATGGGCAGCTTCGACGTCCTGGTGGGCATCAACCTGCTCCGCGAGGGCCTCGACCTGCCCGAAGTGTCACTTGTCAGCATCCTCGACGCCGACAAGGAAGGCTTCCTGCGTTCGGCCACCTCCCTCATCCAGACCATCGGGCGCGCCGCCCGAAACGTGTCGGGCCAGGTCCATATGTACGCCGACCGGATCACGGACTCCATGGCCAAGGCCATCGAGGAAACCAACCGCCGCCGGGAAATCCAGGTCAAGTACAACTCGGACAATGGTGTCGATCCCCAGCCGTTGCGCAAGAAGATCGCGGACATCACCGATCAGCTTGCCCGCGAAGACGCCGACACCCGTGAGTTGCTCGCCGCAGCCGGAAAGGGCGGCCGGACCGGCAAGGGCAAGGGCGCTTCGAAGGTCCGGCAAGATGGCCTGGCCGCGGCGCCGGCCGAAGACCTGGTGGGGCTGATCGAACAGCTGACCGAGCAGATGCACGCGGCAGCCGCCGAACTCCAGTTCGAGATCGCTGCGAGGATCCGTGACGAGGTAGGCGACCTCAAGCGCGAACTGCGCCAAATGCAGTCCGCCGGGCACGCCTAGGGTAAAGTTGGGCCTACGTAGGGGAGTATCCCAAGCGCTAGGTCCGTCAACACGCAAGGCACAGATGCCTCGCCGGGGCTAGTGGATCGCCGTTTGAGCGCTATTTGCCTTTGGGCATGGAGACGCAGGCAGGTCGGAGAGACTTACGCCTTTTTGGCGTACCTGCGAAAGGCATTTTAAATGCAACTTCCCGCCTGGTTTGAGATCGGCTCTTTCGTCGTTCTCGGAATCATCCTCCTTGTCGACCTTTTCCTGGTGGTCAAGCGTCCGCACGAACCCTCCATGAAGGAAGCAGGCCTCTGGGTCGCCTTCTACGTGACCCTGGCCTTGGTGTTCGCCGGAGCGATGTTCGCTTTTGCCGGCCCGGAGTATGGCAGCCAGTTCATCGCCGGATGGGTGACTGAATACAGCCTGAGTATCGACAACCTCTTTGTCTTCATCATCATCATGGCGCGGTTCTCGGTGCCCCGTAAGTACCAGCAGGAAGTACTCATGGTGGGCATCATCATTGCCCTGGTCCTCCGCGGCATCTTCATTGCCCTCGGCGCGGTGGTGATTGAGCAGTTCAGCTGGGTCTTTTACATCTTCGGCGCTTTCCTCCTATGGACCGCGTGGAAGCAGGCCACGGACAACGGCGAAGACGAAGAAGAGACTTCCGAGAATCCCCTCATTGCCCGCATCCGCAAAGTTGTCCCGATGTCGGAGAAGTTCGACGGCGGCAAGCTGCGGACCACGGTCGACGGCAAGAAGCTGTTCACGCCCATGCTGATCGTTTTCGTGACCATCGGCATGACGGACCTCTTGTTCGCCGTGGATTCGATTCCGGCTATCTTCGGACTGACGCAGAGCGCATTCATCGTCTTCACTGCCAACATCTTCGCCCTCATGGGCCTGCGCCAGCTGTACTTCCTGCTTGGCGGCCTTATGACCCGGCTGATCTACCTCAAGCACGCATTATCGGTCATCCTCGCGTTCATCGGCGTCAAGCTGGTCCTGCACGCCATGCACGTCAACGAACTGCCCTTCATCAACGGCGGCCACCATATTGAATGGGCTCCCGAGATCCCGACCTATGTCTCCCTGGCGGTCATCATCGGCACCATCGTGGTGGCGGTTGTCGCGAGCCTCCTGACCCCGGCCGCCAGCAAGTCCAAACTGGACGCCCGGCTCGAGGAAGATTCCCGCAAGAGCATGAACAAGGTTAGCGGCCACTGACAGCTGCAGAGAGTTTCGGAGCCCCGGTCATTGCTATGGCCGGGGCTCAGTTCGTGCCGCGGGCCATTCCCAGGAGCCGGTTGAAGATTCCTTCCCCGTCTTCGCCGATGCCGTCGTGATGAAAGTCCCCTGTGGTCCAGGCCTGCAGTCCGCGGACGGCCGCTGCGGTTTCCATGGATAGCTGGTAGTCCACGTAGATGTCGTCGCGGTACACAGCAGCCGCGACGGGGACAGTGTTCGCGTTCAGCCGGGACACATCGTAGAGCGGTTTCCAGTCTTGCTTGCCGGCCAACAGCGCAGCTACTTCCTGCAGGGGTACGAGCGCCGGATCCTGTTCGAAATACCAGGGGTAGACCATCTCGCCGGTTAAGAGCGGCTCTGCGGCGTCGGGCTGGAACTCGGGGAATTCCGCGCGCACCCGCCACGCCGCCCAGTCGGTGGCCTGCCCCTGGCCGTAGATGGACTCGTGCAAGACCGCGTACAGGGGATTCGATGCCCGGGAAACGAGCCCGTGGACCTGTTCCAGAAACGCATCGGAGAGGCGCTCTCCATCCTGGGAGGGCACGAAGGCATCCTCCAGGAGGGTGTGGAGGGCATCCACACGGGCGTTACCGCCCAGGAACGATCCGACCATTTGGAAGCGTTCCGTGGTGAGCCGCTCCCCGCTGGGCAGCCGCTCCTCCGTGGATTCCAGATGCCGCGCGATCCGGGTGACCAGCTTGCGGTCCTCCGGATACCACGCGAAGTACTCCGCGTTCCGTTCCGCGACCCGCTGGAAAGTGGCCCGGTAGACGCGCTCGGCCGGACCTTCCAACGGCGCCAGCCCTCCCGTGATGAGGACTTCGCTCAAACCTTCCGGCGCGAAGGACAGGTATGTCAGCGCGCAGAAACCGCCGAAGCTCTGGCCAAGGACGGTCCACGGCTCCGAGCCCAAGGTCTTCCGGATGAGTTCGGCGTCGGCCACGATCGAGTCCGCCCGGAAATGCGTGAGGTAGTCCGCCTGCGCCGAGGCATCGCCTCGGAGCGGCAAGGTATTGCGGTCCGCCGGGGTGGACAGGCCCGTGCCCCGTTGATCCAGCATCAGGATGCGGAAACTCCTTGCGGCAGCCTTCATCCAGCCGGACAGTGACGTGGTCCGGGTTCCGCGTCCGCCGGGCCCGCCCTGGAGGTAGAGCAACCACGGCAGCCGGGCCGCATCCTCCTCCGAGTGCTCGGTGGAGACGAACTCCCGGACGAAGACGGTGATCGTTTCCGCGGTGCCGGGAGCCTCCACACCCTCGGACGCCCAATGGTCGAGGGGGACCGAGAAGAAGTGCTCGGTAGTGCGGACACCCCGGAATTGGTGATGTCCCCGGATGGTGTGGGCCACGCCCTCAGCCACCCGCTCAGCCACGAGCCATGACCTTGTCAGCGCTGCCGAAGGCACCCAGGGCTTCGCCGGCCAGCCGGAACGTGGACCAGCCGTCCATGGGCACGGCACCGAGGCTGCGGTAGAAGTTGATGGACGGTTCGTTCCAGTCCAGGACGCTCCATTCCACCCGTGCGTAGCCGCTTTCGACGGCGGTGGCGGCCAGGTGTTGCAGGAGCGCCTTCCCGTGACCCTCGCCCCGGGCATCGGGCGTGACGTAGAGGTCCTCGAGATAGATCCCGTGGACGCCTTCCCACGTGGAGTAGTTCAGGAACCACAAGGCGAATCCCTGGACGTCCCCGGCCGCGTTTTCCGCCATGTGCGCGTATACCCGCGGATTCTCGCCGAACAGGGCATTGCTCAGCATTTCCGGCGTGTTCTTCACGGCGTCGGGCTCTTTTTCGTAGACCGCAAGCTCATGGATCATCTGCAGGATCGCGGGAACGTCGGACACTGTGGCAGGGCGGATAACACTCATGATTCGAGCTTACTAGGCGCCTAGAGGCGGTTGACCGAGGTCACCTTGACCACGGCGGTGCCGCTCTCGTCGGAGGCTGCCAGGTCCACTTCGGCGGAAACGCCCCAGTCATGGTTGCGGGCCGGATCATCGAAAATCTGCCGCACCCGCCAGATGCCGGGTTCCTCCGTGATCATGAGGAGTCCCGGGCCCCGGGCGTCGGGGCCGGTTCCGATGTCTTCGTGTTCGTCGAAGTAGTCGTCCAGAGCGTCTTCCCAGCGCTCCGTATCCCAGCCGCTGCCGGCGTCGAACTCGCCCAAGGCGGCCGCGTCCTCGTCCGCGAACAACTCAACACGCCGGAACATTTCGTTGCGGACCATGACCCTGAAGGCGCGGATGTTGGACGTGAGCGACGGCGGTGGGGGAGGCGGAGCGTCGTGCGGCGTCGGGGCCACCCCGGAGGTGAGCTCTTCCCACTCATCGAGGAGGCTGGAGTCGACTTGGCGGACCAGTTCACCCAGCCAGGCGATGAGGTCCTCGAGGTCTTCGCGGAGCGAGTCCTGAGGGACCGTCTGACGCAAGGCCTTGAAGCCATCGGCCAAATACCGCAGGACGATCCCCTCGGAGCGGGCCAGCCCGTAGAACTGGACGAACTCGCCGAAATTCATGGCGCGCTCATACATGTCCCGGACCACCGACTTGGGAGCCAGCTCAAAGTCGCCCACCCAGGGAGCGGCCTTGCGGTACACCTCGAACGCTTCGCCCAGGATCTCCGCCAGGGGCTGCGGGTAGCTGACCTCTTCAAGCATCGCCATGCGCTGGTCGTAATCAATGCCGTCGGCCTTCATCGCCGCGACGGCCTCGCCGCGTGCCTTCTTCTGCTGCGCAGAGAGGATCTGCCGGGGCTTCTCCAGGGTCGCTTCGATCACGGACACTACATCCAAGGCGTACGACGGCGACTCCGGATCCAGGAGCTCGAGCGCGGCAAGGGCAAACGGTGAAAGCGGCTGGTTCAGGGCGAAGTTGGCTTGCAGGTGAACGGTCAGCCGGAC is part of the Arthrobacter ramosus genome and harbors:
- a CDS encoding GNAT family N-acetyltransferase; translated protein: MSVIRPATVSDVPAILQMIHELAVYEKEPDAVKNTPEMLSNALFGENPRVYAHMAENAAGDVQGFALWFLNYSTWEGVHGIYLEDLYVTPDARGEGHGKALLQHLAATAVESGYARVEWSVLDWNEPSINFYRSLGAVPMDGWSTFRLAGEALGAFGSADKVMARG
- the uvrB gene encoding excinuclease ABC subunit UvrB — translated: MSLAQEINRVVAPFEVISEFKPAGDQPAAIAELTERINNGEKDVVLLGATGTGKSATTAWLIEQVQRPTLVMVQNKTLAAQLANEFRELLPNNAVEYFVSYYDYYQPEAYVPQTDTFIEKDSSVNEEVERLRHSATNALLTRRDVIVVATVSCIYGLGTPEEYIAGMVTLTKGAEMNRDDLLRKFVGMQYTRNDMDFHRGTFRVRGDTVEIIPMYEELALRIEFFGDEIENIYTLHPVTGDVIREETEMYIFPASHYVAGPERMSRAITAIEEELAERLKVLEGQNKLVEAQRLRMRTTYDLEMMQQMGFCNGIENYSRHIDGRGSGTAPHCLIDYFPDDFLLVIDESHVTVPQIGAMYEGDMSRKRTLVDHGFRLPSAMDNRPLKWDEFLERVGQTVYLSATPGKYELGKADGSVQQIIRPTGLIDPEVIVKPTKGQIDDLLGEIRTRVERDERVLVTTLTKRMAEDLTDYLLGHGVKVQYLHSDVDTLRRVELLRELRMGSFDVLVGINLLREGLDLPEVSLVSILDADKEGFLRSATSLIQTIGRAARNVSGQVHMYADRITDSMAKAIEETNRRREIQVKYNSDNGVDPQPLRKKIADITDQLAREDADTRELLAAAGKGGRTGKGKGASKVRQDGLAAAPAEDLVGLIEQLTEQMHAAAAELQFEIAARIRDEVGDLKRELRQMQSAGHA
- a CDS encoding alpha/beta fold hydrolase: MAERVAEGVAHTIRGHHQFRGVRTTEHFFSVPLDHWASEGVEAPGTAETITVFVREFVSTEHSEEDAARLPWLLYLQGGPGGRGTRTTSLSGWMKAAARSFRILMLDQRGTGLSTPADRNTLPLRGDASAQADYLTHFRADSIVADAELIRKTLGSEPWTVLGQSFGGFCALTYLSFAPEGLSEVLITGGLAPLEGPAERVYRATFQRVAERNAEYFAWYPEDRKLVTRIARHLESTEERLPSGERLTTERFQMVGSFLGGNARVDALHTLLEDAFVPSQDGERLSDAFLEQVHGLVSRASNPLYAVLHESIYGQGQATDWAAWRVRAEFPEFQPDAAEPLLTGEMVYPWYFEQDPALVPLQEVAALLAGKQDWKPLYDVSRLNANTVPVAAAVYRDDIYVDYQLSMETAAAVRGLQAWTTGDFHHDGIGEDGEGIFNRLLGMARGTN
- a CDS encoding IMPACT family protein, with product MAQQDESRATAYTTLALGDDFRHELEIRRSRFITVLRRASDEDAARALVAELRKEFHDARHHCSAFVLGPDRAIQRSNDDGEPSGTAGIPMLEALIKRETLPGVTDLSDVSAVVVRYFGGILLGAGGLVRAYSESISAALDSAPLVQRRRLRICDIPVPHQAAGRLENDLRSAGYVMAETSYEPSETILRVALPDNPSSIADAGERLASMTGGASGLQLRGTEWVDVQA
- a CDS encoding TerC family protein; the protein is MQLPAWFEIGSFVVLGIILLVDLFLVVKRPHEPSMKEAGLWVAFYVTLALVFAGAMFAFAGPEYGSQFIAGWVTEYSLSIDNLFVFIIIMARFSVPRKYQQEVLMVGIIIALVLRGIFIALGAVVIEQFSWVFYIFGAFLLWTAWKQATDNGEDEEETSENPLIARIRKVVPMSEKFDGGKLRTTVDGKKLFTPMLIVFVTIGMTDLLFAVDSIPAIFGLTQSAFIVFTANIFALMGLRQLYFLLGGLMTRLIYLKHALSVILAFIGVKLVLHAMHVNELPFINGGHHIEWAPEIPTYVSLAVIIGTIVVAVVASLLTPAASKSKLDARLEEDSRKSMNKVSGH
- the coaE gene encoding dephospho-CoA kinase — encoded protein: MLKIGLTGGIASGKSLVSARLRELGAVLIDADALAREVVEPGTPGLAGVVAEFGEDIVDAEGRLDRARLGAIVFAAPDRREALNAIIHPRVREKAAAMLATAKPGDIVVQDIPLLVETGQGSSFHLVLVVDAPDEERIRRMTEIRGMTVEDAVSRMAAQAGRHKRLAAADIVLDNSGSVEDVTELVETLWEERLVPFARNLAASHPAPRAGGPVLSPPNPDWPVQAERLLARIRRASPEVLGADHIGSTSVPRLPAKDVIDLQVNVSSLEAADRIARALGEAGFPLQEASARDTPKPPDLDPSAWQKRFHCNADPGRAANVHVRVLGSPGWRYALLFRDWLRANPDAVRMYADMKQELAALHAGDHRTLAYSEAKEPWFTEVAWPLMDAWARSSGWQPPSYSMAQG